The sequence TAATCGTAATTTATTCACGGCTCGGATGCGCGCGATAACGTTTAATGCACTAAACTTTGGACACTGATTAATATAATGCGTACTCGAACAATACGGACACTGGTTACATTTAAACTGTTTGGAGGTTACCTTGATAGGTTCGGACGTGGTTACCATGGCCTTCTTGGAAGTGCTGGGTGCGTCCGATGGTACTGCTGGGCTGGTCGCTTCCAGCCGGTCAGCTCGGTTCTTTAGGAAGGTTTTGAAATCCTGCAACGAAGGCAATTTTCTCAAATCAACACTGTTTTCCCACTTTGATTGCAATCGACTGTCTAACTTTTTAACTAACATGTGAATAATTGCGAGATCCCAATTTtcggtaggtacatttaatgagCGCAAAGATCTCAAATGTTTGGAAATATTATCGCACAGACCTCTTAGACCCGAAGGAGTTGACGGTACCGGTTCCACGTCGAACAAGGCTCGCATGTGGTTGGTGACTAAACGTTTAGGATTATTATAACGTTCACAAAGCATCTGCCACGCGAGCATGTACGCGTCCTCGGAGAAATCGAGCGAACTAATTACCTCAAGTGCGCCGTCTTGTAAACAActgcgtaggtacttatattttacgatCGGTGCTAAGCTAGCTTGGTTGACTAGGGCATCAAATGTGTCTCGAAATTGCAGCCACTGTGTTAGGTCTCCGTCGAAGCTAGGGAGGCTAATTTCGGGATATTTTATCGACTCACCGAGGGGTTGCTGCGGCGGGGCTTGCGGACTATGGTCATTTGGTGTTGAATCGGTATCTACCTTCGCCAGCAGCTTGCCCTTAGCGCTAAGTCGGTAAAATGTGTCCTCAAATGACATACGCTCGGCCTCGTGGGCTTCGATGTCCCCTTCGTCGCTGCACAGTGTCTCGATCCGGTCCTGTATCTCAGAGAAATCATTGTATAactttggtaattgttctagtcTTAAGCTTATGTCTACAATTATTTCGGCCGTCAATGCACTTGAGTCGAttctttctataaatttattaaatacagttaattttcgcttacagacacctcgtctattttttaactgcctaatttctaactcttctagagtgtttttggaagtttctaacatgattaagaacgattacaatttacaatttgtaggaaataaatcgattacaattaaatttggtAGGGAGATTTGGTAGATAGGTTAGGGAATGCCAGCTCACTTGCCTTCTCGATTGATGCTCGTGCGCGTGGCGTAGCTTGGTGATTGCCCTCGCTTGGGCGCTCCTTCTGCCTCTGGTGTGGTACCACCCACGTGGTCCCTTTGGTACTTGCGGTAGCCGTTCCCTGCTGCGGCTGCGGTGCCACGCACGTGGTCCCGCTTTGGTGGCTCGGTCGGCGCCTGTCGCGTTGGCTCAGGCCGCTCGATCGAGTGGTGTGGTCGCCTCCTAGTCACCTCTTCAGCTTCTTCAGGTCGGCGGAGCCCCACGCGGTTGCTGCCTACGTGGTAACGTTGCTCTCCCGGCCTAAATCAGGATACGCGGCGATTCCTCGACGTACCGGCtcgcaaattttactaaatttactagcgattcgctttaaagtactgagattaaccgcgatttaaactaggggtcaccattatgttcagcgttggaggtaatggcgaccaaaggaaagcagagaatctgatatcttaatttaatgttttacagaaggctggttagaaaaagtggtcttatctacatacatgtagaagcttatatagtaaagtacagcgccacactatgacactacggattggttaggaactattacatacattgacatagctaacagcttattgagcacttaaactagtacacaatagtttcggtagatgtcacctttacatatcataggacgattgagagacttaatctgtctagattaggtaagtaggtacttaggtatgctaatacctacttatctgctacttgttaagataggtcttaacaacTTCCGGTATATTTGAATTTAATTCAATTGAATTGTCTTGAGAAGGCCAGTCACTTTCGTTACACTTTAGAAAAGACGGCCCTTGAAACCACATACCGTCAGATGTCAGCTGATCGGGCAATAACCCGCGACTAGCTGCATCAGCTGCGTTTTGACCAGACGGAACGTGGTTCCATTGAGCGCCGCGAGATAATTCCGTTATCTCAGACACTCGATGTAATACAAAGGTCTTGAGTTgcattttatttgatttgtaaatGTTTAACCACGAAAGTACGATTTTCGAGTCGACCCAAAAATACACTTTATCAATATTCTGTCGCAATGACTTCCTTATTTTGTCGTAAAGTCGACAGGCTAACAATGCGCCCAGTAGCTCCGCACGTGGGATAGTAACAGCTGGCCGAGCAGGCATGACCTTGGCCTTGCCACAGAGCAACCGAACCACTACTCCCTTATCGCTTATCGAGCGAATATATGCGCACGCGGCGTAGGCCAATAAGGAAGCATCCGAGAAAAAATGCAACTCAATATTTTCCGCCTCAGGTTGCAATACATAACGATCAATTTGGAACgaagtcaaaatatttaatccgCGCACGATCTTATTCCACGTTTGCTTTATATCGGAAGGCACTTCATCGTCCCATTCCAGGTGCAATGCCCAGATATTCTTTACAAGTAATTTAAATGTGATTGTGCAAACACTTAACAGACCCAAAGGGTCAAATATGCTTGCAATCGTGGATAAGATAGTACGTTTTGTACACTTAGAATCGGCATTGTTTACATCTTTAACGCCCTTCGAGCAGCTGATTAACAACTTATCCGCCGCTGGGTTCCAACGAATTCCGAGCGTAGAACACTCGTCATTAAAGTCGACATTCGATTGCTCGTTAAAGTTTTCCTCATCTTGAAAGAGTTGAATGcaattagattttattttacgtaaatTCATCTGCGCCTTTGCTAAGGTTTGTGAGACCgatgttaaaatatattttaactggTCGGAACTGTCCGAGCCCGTA is a genomic window of Cydia strobilella chromosome 20, ilCydStro3.1, whole genome shotgun sequence containing:
- the LOC134750619 gene encoding uncharacterized protein LOC134750619 isoform X9, giving the protein MLAWQMLCERYNNPKRLVTNHMRALFDVEPVPSTPSGLRGLCDNISKHLRSLRSLNVPTENWDLAIIHMLVKKLDSRLQSKWENSVDLRKLPSLQDFKTFLKNRADRLEATSPAVPSDAPSTSKKAMGSSQPISWRRCDDSSPGEVNRRSWTSGGAGHVTTSERCRNARSGGARAAQASQSTPSSWYETSVCRPAGGGWARSSRRSRAGMASPGWPSSEPPEGTSNARSITFVHYLLRVKSYK
- the LOC134750619 gene encoding uncharacterized protein LOC134750619 isoform X8; translation: MLAWQMLCERYNNPKRLVTNHMRALFDVEPVPSTPSGLRGLCDNISKHLRSLRSLNVPTENWDLAIIHMLVKKLDSRLQSKWENSVDLRKLPSLQDFKTFLKNRADRLEATSPAVPSDAPSTSKKAMVTTSEPIKGSSQPISWRRCDDSSPGEVNRRSWTSGGAGHVTTSERCRNARSGGARAAQASQSTPSSWYETSVCRPAGGGWARSSRRSRAGMASPGWPSSEPPEGTSNARSITFVHYLLRVKSYK